DNA from Geobacillus vulcani PSS1:
CGGGTTCGGGCAAAAGCACGCTTGTGAACGAAGTGCTCTATAAGGCGTTGGCGCAAAAGCTGCATCGGGCAAAAGAGAAGCCGGGTGAGCACCGCGACATTCGCGGGCTTGAGCATCTTGAGAAAGTGATTGACATCGACCAGTCGCCAATCGGCCGCACCCCAAGGTCGAATCCGGCGACGTACACCGGGGTGTTTGATGACATCCGCGACGTGTTTGCCGCAACGAACGAAGCAAAAGTACGCGGCTACAAAAAAGGGCGGTTCAGCTTCAATGTCAAAGGTGGGCGCTGCGAGGCGTGCCATGGCGATGGGATCATCAAAATTGAAATGCACTTTTTGCCGGACGTGTATGTCCCGTGCGAAGTGTGCCACGGCAAACGGTACAACCGCGAAACGCTTGAGGTGACGTATAAAGGAAAAAACATCGCCGACGTGCTGGACATGACGGTCGAAGATGCGCTGGACTTTTTCGCTTCGATCCCGAAAATCAAACGCAAGCTCGAGACGCTGTATGATGTCGGCCTCGGCTATATGAAGCTTGGCCAGCCGGCGACGACGCTCTCCGGCGGCGAGGCGCAGCGCGTCAAGCTCGCTGCCGAGCTGCACCGCCGCTCCAACGGCCGAACGCTCTACATTTTGGACGAGCCGACGACCGGGCTGCACGTCGACGACATCGCCCGGCTGCTTGATGTGCTTCATCGGCTGGTGGACAACGGCGATACGGTGCTCGTCATCGAACACAACTTGGACGTCATTAAAACGGCCGATTACATCATTGACCTAGGCCCGGAAGGCGGCGACCGCGGCGGACAGATCGTCGCCGTCGGAACGCCGGAAGAGGTGGCCGAGGTGGAGGAGTCGCACACCGGCCGCTACTTAAAACCGATTCTCGAGCGCGACCGGGCGCGCATGCAGGCGCGGTATGAGGCGGCAAAGGCGTAAAGGCCTTTGCCGCTTTGGCATACTGGGAGTCGGCCTCTTTTGAGAAGGAAAAGAAGGAAACTTTTCCAAGCCGTGGTCGTATATACAAGGTAAAAGACCTTTGGAAAGGGGATTTTCGCTTGTCGACGAACAAAGTGTTGTCCGCGCTTTGTTATTTCAGCGTTTTTTTCGCACCGTTCATTTTGCCGATTGTCGTCTATTTTGTCGTTGAGGATGTGGAAGTGAAACGCCATGCGAAGCGGTCGCTCGTGTCGCATTTGATTCCGGCCGCCACGATTCTCTTGTTCATTGCGTTGGCCGCGTCGCCGGTGCTGTTCGGCCATTGGGGTGAGGAATCGCTTTTTGTCGGCGGCGGGCTGGCATGGCTTGGCTTCCTTGTGGCGGGGGTGGTGAACCTTGTCGTTGTGATTTGGAATGTCATTAAGGGGATTCAAGTGTTAAAATAGAAAACAACAGCGCCGCTGAAAGAACATGATGACTGATTGCCATCGGTTCGAGGCAAGATATGTCGAGGATGGCGTTTCGAGGCGGAAGATTACAGAAAAGATGGTGATGCAATGCTCAATTGGCTGATCGGAGTCGTCGTGAATACGGTGTTGTTAATGGCGATTGATGGCTATTTTGACAGCATTCATTTCAGCGGGGTGGGGGCGGCGTTTGTGGCCAGCCTCATTTTGGCGGTGCTTAACGCCGTCGTCCGCCCAGTGCTCATTTTATTGACCCTGCCGGTGACCATTTTGACGCTCGGGCTGTTTCTGTTTGTCATTAACGCCATCACGCTCATGATGACCGCCGGATTGATGGGAGAGGCGTTTCAAATCGGCGGCTTTGGCACCGCGCTGCTCGCATCGATCGTGTTGTCGTTTTTCCACTTGCTTGTGCAGAAGGCGATTATTGAGCCGCTGCGCAACCGTTCGTAACGGAAGCGCGATCTATGGAAAGGGGCGCCGTCGTTTTCCGCCGCGGCGTGAAACGACGGAGGCGCGGAATGGCGCGCGCATGGGAGAAGCGATGCGTTGGTCATCGTTTCGGTTCGATGGGGTTTGCTGGATCGGGACGGGAGAAGCCGTCCCGGTTTTGTTTCCTCGAATGTTTTCCATTCAATGACGAAACGAAACGTGCTACAATGGAAAAAGATGAGGAAAGGGGAGAAAGGCCGAGTATGCCAAAAGTGCGGACGAAAGACATCATCGAACAGTTCCAGCTCGAGCTCGTCAGCGGCGCCGAGGGCATTTACCGCCCGATTACGACGAGCGACTTGTCGCGGCCGGGGATCGAGATGGCCGGTTATTTCGCCTATTATCCAGCGGAGCGCTTGCAGCTGCTTGGGCGGACCGAGCTGTCGTTTTATGAAACGTTGACGCCGGAAGAAAAACGGTCGCGGATGGAGCGGCTTTGCACCGACATTACGCCGGGGATCATCGTTTCGCGCGGGCTTGAAGTCCCGCCGGAGCTGATCGAAGCATCGGAGCGCCAGTCGGTGCCGGTGATGCGTTCAACGATGAAAACGACCCGGCTCTCGAGCCGATTGACGAACTATTTGGAAAGCAAGCTCGCGCCTACGACCGCGGTGCATGGAGTGCTGGTCGATGTGTATGGGGTCGGTGTATTGATCACGGGCAAAAGCGGCGTCGGCAAGAGCGAGACGGCGCTGGAGCTCGTGAAGCGCGGCCACCGATTGGTCGCCGATGATTGCGTGGAAATCCGCCAAGAAGACGAGGACACATTGGTCGGCAGCGCGCCCGAATTGATCGAGCATTTGCTGGAAATTCGCGGGCTTGGCATCATCAATATGATGACGCTGTTCGGCGCGGGAGCGGTGCGGACGCATAAGCGCATCTCGCTTGTCATCGATTTGGAGCTGTGGGATCCGGAAAAGCAGTACGACCGGCTCGGGCTCGAGGAAGAAAAAGTGAAAATATTGGATACCGAACTGCCGAAACTCACCATTCCGGTCCGCCCCGGACGCAACCTGGCCGTCATCGTGGAAGTGGCGGCGATGAACTTCCGGTTAAAACGCATGGGCGTCAACGCCGCTGAGGAGTTTTCGGCGCGCTTGAGCGATGCCATCGAGGAAGGAGCGCCCGATTACGATTAACGGCGGGCCGCGAGCGGGACGGTGGAGGGAAACAACGGCGTTCCTCGTGATTTGAGCCGTTGGCGTGTGCATTGGAGGCATCTTGAGCGCGGCATTTGTCCTTGCCTGAGAAGCATTATAGGAGGAGGAAGAGATGGAGTCTGCGATTCAGCCGCTTGACCGCGTGTTTTTGCACCTTGGTCCGATTACAATATATTGGTATGGCGTCATTATCGGCACCGGCGTTTTGATCGGGCTGTGGCTCGCGACG
Protein-coding regions in this window:
- the hprK gene encoding HPr(Ser) kinase/phosphatase encodes the protein MPKVRTKDIIEQFQLELVSGAEGIYRPITTSDLSRPGIEMAGYFAYYPAERLQLLGRTELSFYETLTPEEKRSRMERLCTDITPGIIVSRGLEVPPELIEASERQSVPVMRSTMKTTRLSSRLTNYLESKLAPTTAVHGVLVDVYGVGVLITGKSGVGKSETALELVKRGHRLVADDCVEIRQEDEDTLVGSAPELIEHLLEIRGLGIINMMTLFGAGAVRTHKRISLVIDLELWDPEKQYDRLGLEEEKVKILDTELPKLTIPVRPGRNLAVIVEVAAMNFRLKRMGVNAAEEFSARLSDAIEEGAPDYD
- a CDS encoding phage holin family protein, with product MLNWLIGVVVNTVLLMAIDGYFDSIHFSGVGAAFVASLILAVLNAVVRPVLILLTLPVTILTLGLFLFVINAITLMMTAGLMGEAFQIGGFGTALLASIVLSFFHLLVQKAIIEPLRNRS
- a CDS encoding DUF4870 domain-containing protein; the encoded protein is MSTNKVLSALCYFSVFFAPFILPIVVYFVVEDVEVKRHAKRSLVSHLIPAATILLFIALAASPVLFGHWGEESLFVGGGLAWLGFLVAGVVNLVVVIWNVIKGIQVLK